In Podospora pseudocomata strain CBS 415.72m chromosome 4, whole genome shotgun sequence, the genomic stretch CGGGGTATGTTAGTCCCACGCCGCTCATGGTGACATAGTATCTGTCCGCTCCCCTTGGAGTTTGGTTCTGAGGCAGCATAGGGAGCTTGGCTAGAGATCCGATGTATTTTCCAGTGTCCACGCCGCCAAAGATGAGCGCTCCCTCGGGGGAGTCGACGGTTCTAAGATCCATGCTGAAGGCTCGCGAGTCGATCAACTTTTGGTCTTTCATCGTGTCGAGAATGTAAGGATACTCGTTGACTCCTCGAATAGGGGGTGAGAGGCCAAGGATTCCCAGGGGGATATCGTGGGACTCGAGGGCTACGCCGATGACCTGGTTTCTAACCGTGGCCCCTGTCATGTGGAAGATCAACATATGTCACAGCTCGGACGAGAGCATGGCGTTCCAGCAAGAGATTCAGACGCACCTCCAATTTTGACACTCTCTCTAACATATTGTATTGTCGCATTCCCTTTCCCATACACGAGGATGTCGGTCACGCGCGTTGCGTTCAGACTtgagctcttcctccagtCGTAGACCGGAAACGATCGACAGTCGTCAGGCACATTGGCAGTGTCACATGTTGGGTTCACCCAAGTGTCTGGCGAGCCAGTATCCAGGATCAGCGTCAGTTTTTGCCCGGGTGTCCCGACCTCTATGTCGACGCCGTAGCGGGTTCCGGTGAACTGGTTTTCAATGGTAACTTCATTTTGTCGGCCTCGGATCAGTTTTGGTGGCGCTGGGTTGGGCAGCACATTAAGCGGGGAGCGGATGAATCCTTCGCCGCGTGTTACGAGCGAAGGGTTTTGCTGTCTGGAGCTGTCCGGCGGTGCGGAGAAATCATGTGCGGAGGCAAGGACAGGGGCGGCACTGAGGAGGAATCGAAGGGGTATCATGTTGAGAAATATAATTATGTACTCCAGGCTCAGATGAGAGCTTCTggcgggagaagaagagat encodes the following:
- a CDS encoding hypothetical protein (COG:O; EggNog:ENOG503PD1H; MEROPS:MER0080922) yields the protein MIPLRFLLSAAPVLASAHDFSAPPDSSRQQNPSLVTRGEGFIRSPLNVLPNPAPPKLIRGRQNEVTIENQFTGTRYGVDIEVGTPGQKLTLILDTGSPDTWVNPTCDTANVPDDCRSFPVYDWRKSSSLNATRVTDILVYGKGNATIQYVRESVKIGGATVRNQVIGVALESHDIPLGILGLSPPIRGVNEYPYILDTMKDQKLIDSRAFSMDLRTVDSPEGALIFGGVDTGKYIGSLAKLPMLPQNQTPRGADRYYVTMSGVGLTYPDGLVERSQELEVPVFLDSGGTLSRLPRRIYQAFASSFADTQYDPSTGFYFLDCNVADLEGSIDFYFGDKVINVPFNDFIWHVQGYCVLGVLPDDDGEPVLGDTFLRAAYVVFDQDNRNLHLAQAANCGSNIIAISTGPDAVPSATGRCTAPPPRPTSGNNNLDVTAERGPTATFTGVGPTGIDIGPGPVATRVSGTGPLGINPTGQSKAYSLKIDVWKAVVGALVVGLIM